One window of the Candidatus Zixiibacteriota bacterium genome contains the following:
- a CDS encoding GAF domain-containing protein, with product MSTSDLKKKSTSSTYEGAEVFKLMETDLQEAEKWALELEKTRQSSFQDQSLRKLLEISNAMNSNLKLDRLLAYVMDQVIEMTKAEYGYLIFLKEDGGLEFKVAHNLAKEEIESAEFEISRSVIREVIESQKTVFLQDASQEERFKNKHSILDLQLKSILSVPLKIKQKLLGLIYLENRSIVGMFTPDQAELLEVFANQAATAIENAQLFELTDEKLQKKVHELSAINSVISTISQTMDLKLILNNTLKIVKQITNADCASIHMLKGNQLILEGSLGADASLLDKARIADLDHPWVKKLLNPSSWLVNKSLSESNESINLEAKRQGFQSYIVLPLQSKDNLIGLMSLASKKLNHFTEENAELLSSISSQIGVGIENTELYVKETNKARRLRVINQIGLKITSILDIEKVLEEVIRLLYSELNYYAVTIGLIQKDEFIIKSMYEDDKGKYNIHNHNLELKEKSILGWVAESNRTLFVENVSTDPRYYHFNGLKETRSELAVPIELQGKVLGVLDAQTNRIAGFDEEDLQLLQSVANQTAVALENARLYANSEKKIQELSVLNNVARVVNSTLDLDQLLEHIYRQLTLVINAPSYYVALYDKKNNQLNFEILIDNKKQYPKTRVPLGDGVVSYVIRTKKPLLISDFETDIKKLPVKVETIGSNKISSSWLGVPMLSGDKVLGVLAVCSYEKNAFSEEDLQFLTNITSQAAIAMVNAQLFNQVLRGKQEWEQTFDSITDLICLIDPEYRIIRANRTLAQKLGMEPDQIIGKKCHQVFHNRLDSPCSECPHRQAMLTKKPFTLEMKGISGDEIFLISAFPRFSSKGVFIGSVYLLRDITEQKRLREQLVQSEKMAAVGQLVSGVAHELNNPLAGVMGYSQLLLMNNNLDTKTQSYLNKISKESDRAKNIVNNLLTFARKHKPEKKYLDINTILDQTIELRAYDLKVSNIQVLKDLDPQLHKTMADFNQLQQVFLNIMNNAHQAIQESKGKGEIRIRTEKAGEMIRIILEDNGPGIPEENLNKIFEPFFTTKDVGRGTGLGLSISYGIIQQHGGKIYARSILGQGATFVIELPVLKEEKAAVSEKKEKPKSVIRKIEKKNILAIDDEQSILDILMDTLQQEGHQVDVASNGRTGLSKVKASDYDLIITDIKMPDFDGRRFYEEVKKYSEELAKKIIFTTGDLANPETEAFLDRVKQPCIPKPFDLEEVKQTIIKFFD from the coding sequence ATGTCAACTTCGGATTTAAAAAAGAAAAGCACTTCTTCAACTTACGAAGGGGCTGAGGTCTTCAAATTAATGGAGACCGACCTGCAGGAAGCTGAAAAATGGGCTTTAGAACTGGAGAAAACCCGGCAGAGCAGTTTCCAGGACCAATCCCTGCGCAAGCTCCTGGAGATAAGTAATGCCATGAACTCCAATCTGAAGCTGGATCGACTTCTGGCTTATGTGATGGATCAGGTAATAGAGATGACCAAAGCTGAATATGGCTATCTGATCTTCTTAAAAGAGGACGGCGGATTGGAATTCAAAGTCGCTCACAATTTAGCCAAAGAGGAGATCGAGAGCGCAGAATTCGAGATCAGCCGCAGCGTGATCCGGGAAGTGATAGAAAGCCAGAAAACCGTTTTCCTGCAGGACGCCTCCCAGGAAGAGCGATTCAAAAACAAACATAGTATCCTGGATTTACAGCTTAAGTCTATCTTAAGTGTTCCTTTAAAGATTAAGCAAAAGCTATTGGGTTTAATATACTTAGAGAACAGGTCTATCGTCGGAATGTTCACCCCTGACCAGGCAGAGCTTTTAGAGGTGTTTGCCAACCAGGCAGCTACGGCCATTGAAAATGCCCAGCTATTTGAGTTGACTGATGAAAAACTGCAGAAAAAGGTTCACGAGCTCTCAGCCATTAACTCGGTCATATCTACTATCAGCCAGACAATGGACCTTAAATTAATACTGAATAATACCCTTAAAATAGTCAAACAGATCACCAACGCTGATTGTGCCAGCATCCATATGCTTAAGGGAAACCAGCTGATTTTGGAAGGGTCTCTGGGGGCAGATGCTTCGCTCTTGGATAAAGCCAGAATTGCTGACCTGGATCATCCCTGGGTCAAAAAACTTCTTAACCCCTCAAGCTGGCTGGTAAACAAATCCCTTTCCGAGTCAAATGAGTCCATCAACCTGGAAGCTAAGCGTCAAGGTTTTCAATCTTACATTGTTCTTCCCCTACAATCTAAGGATAACCTGATAGGCTTGATGAGCCTGGCAAGTAAAAAACTCAATCATTTCACTGAGGAAAATGCAGAGCTTCTTTCCTCCATTTCCAGCCAGATAGGCGTGGGAATTGAAAATACCGAGCTATACGTGAAAGAAACCAACAAAGCCAGGCGTTTAAGGGTGATCAACCAGATCGGGTTGAAGATCACCTCGATTTTAGATATTGAAAAGGTTCTGGAAGAGGTGATCAGACTCCTTTATTCAGAGTTGAACTACTACGCGGTTACTATTGGTCTGATTCAAAAAGATGAATTTATTATAAAATCGATGTATGAGGATGACAAAGGTAAATATAATATCCATAACCATAACCTGGAACTGAAGGAAAAAAGCATCCTGGGCTGGGTGGCTGAGAGTAACCGAACTTTGTTTGTAGAAAACGTGAGTACTGACCCCCGCTACTATCACTTCAACGGTCTTAAGGAGACTAGATCCGAGTTAGCGGTCCCGATTGAATTACAAGGAAAAGTTTTGGGGGTGTTGGATGCGCAGACCAATAGAATAGCTGGTTTCGACGAGGAGGATTTGCAGCTTTTGCAATCGGTTGCTAATCAAACTGCCGTGGCTCTGGAAAATGCCAGGCTTTATGCTAATAGTGAAAAGAAAATTCAAGAGCTGTCGGTGCTCAACAACGTCGCCCGAGTAGTGAATTCGACTTTAGACCTGGATCAACTTTTGGAACACATCTACCGGCAATTGACCCTGGTCATTAACGCCCCATCCTATTACGTGGCTTTATATGATAAAAAAAATAACCAACTAAATTTCGAGATTTTAATAGATAATAAAAAACAGTATCCCAAGACAAGAGTCCCCTTAGGCGATGGAGTGGTAAGCTATGTGATCAGAACTAAGAAACCTCTGCTTATAAGTGACTTTGAAACTGATATCAAAAAACTGCCGGTAAAAGTCGAGACTATTGGTAGCAATAAGATTTCCTCTTCCTGGCTGGGTGTTCCAATGCTATCTGGAGATAAAGTCTTAGGGGTTCTGGCTGTGTGCAGTTATGAAAAGAATGCTTTTTCCGAAGAGGACCTGCAGTTTCTCACCAACATCACCAGCCAGGCGGCTATAGCCATGGTCAACGCACAGCTTTTCAACCAGGTATTAAGGGGGAAACAGGAGTGGGAACAGACCTTTGACTCGATAACTGATCTCATCTGTCTGATCGACCCGGAATACAGGATCATCCGCGCGAACCGAACCCTGGCTCAAAAATTAGGCATGGAGCCAGACCAGATCATCGGCAAAAAATGTCATCAGGTTTTTCATAACCGGCTGGACTCGCCATGTTCGGAGTGTCCACATCGTCAGGCAATGCTAACCAAAAAACCGTTTACCCTAGAGATGAAGGGAATTTCCGGGGATGAGATCTTCCTCATCTCCGCCTTTCCGCGTTTCAGCTCCAAAGGTGTATTTATCGGAAGCGTGTACTTGCTCAGAGACATAACCGAGCAAAAGCGCCTCAGAGAGCAGTTGGTGCAGTCTGAGAAGATGGCTGCAGTGGGGCAGTTGGTCTCAGGCGTAGCGCACGAGCTTAATAACCCTCTGGCAGGAGTTATGGGTTATTCTCAGCTTCTTCTTATGAACAACAATCTGGACACCAAGACCCAGAGCTATCTGAACAAGATCTCCAAGGAGTCGGACCGGGCAAAAAACATCGTGAATAACCTGCTCACCTTTGCCCGCAAACATAAGCCGGAGAAAAAATATCTGGATATCAATACCATTCTGGACCAGACTATAGAATTAAGAGCTTATGACCTGAAAGTAAGTAACATCCAGGTGCTGAAAGATCTCGACCCACAGTTGCACAAGACCATGGCAGACTTCAACCAGCTTCAACAGGTATTTCTGAATATCATGAACAATGCCCACCAGGCAATCCAGGAATCCAAAGGGAAAGGCGAAATCAGAATCCGCACTGAAAAAGCTGGCGAGATGATCCGGATAATTCTGGAGGATAATGGTCCTGGTATCCCGGAGGAAAATCTCAATAAAATCTTTGAGCCTTTCTTCACCACTAAAGATGTGGGAAGAGGAACAGGACTTGGCTTGAGCATCTCCTACGGGATCATTCAGCAGCATGGCGGAAAGATCTATGCCCGGAGCATACTGGGTCAGGGGGCTACTTTCGTAATTGAGCTGCCTGTATTGAAAGAAGAAAAAGCCGCAGTCTCGGAGAAGAAGGAAAAACCTAAATCTGTGATTCGGAAAATAGAGAAAAAGAATATCCTGGCGATTGACGATGAGCAGTCGATTCTGGATATTTTGATGGATACTCTCCAGCAGGAAGGACATCAGGTAGATGTGGCATCAAATGGCAGAACGGGCTTGTCCAAAGTAAAAGCTTCTGATTATGATCTGATCATTACCGACATAAAGATGCCGGATTTCGATGGCCGAAGATTTTATGAGGAAGTCAAAAAATATAGTGAGGAATTAGCCAAAAAGATTATCTTTACCACCGGAGACCTGGCTAATCCGGAAACTGAAGCTTTTTTGGACAGAGTAAAACAACCCTGCATTCCCAAGCCTTTCGATTTGGAAGAGGTCAAGCAAACCATAATAAAGTTTTTCGATTAA
- a CDS encoding PDZ domain-containing protein codes for MFKRISSTAVLAVILAGLLLVGLVWAQKSTQVKKQGWVGVYLQELTPELKESMDLKESTEGVLVNGVVEDSPAEKAGIEEGDVIISFDGKKVGSTDKLTGLVRKTAPGTEVEIKVIRDGEEESLNLTIGESSLSGLYNLNPEKLKIEKKMIEPFIWSFHSGLKLGVAIQDLTEQLGDYFGIKKGEGALITEIEKESPAEKAGLKAGDIIVQVDNEKVSGSDDVRQIISEKEKGDKISLKVMRDKRQKDFSVTLAETEKEYSFKIQPDIEKTKNIELFLDKLQIPEAPMLKGYSSDESKLKRDLNKLKKEMEELKKELDELKEELKR; via the coding sequence ATGTTTAAAAGAATCTCAAGCACAGCAGTTCTGGCGGTTATCCTGGCTGGTTTACTGCTGGTCGGTCTGGTCTGGGCTCAAAAGTCAACCCAGGTCAAAAAACAGGGTTGGGTAGGAGTCTACCTGCAGGAACTTACCCCTGAGCTCAAAGAATCCATGGATCTAAAGGAATCTACAGAGGGTGTTCTGGTAAACGGAGTGGTGGAGGATAGTCCGGCTGAAAAAGCTGGAATAGAGGAAGGTGATGTGATCATCTCATTCGATGGCAAAAAGGTTGGTTCGACTGATAAACTAACCGGCCTGGTCAGGAAAACTGCTCCGGGGACTGAAGTCGAAATCAAGGTCATCCGTGATGGTGAAGAGGAAAGCCTTAATCTGACTATTGGAGAAAGTTCTCTTTCTGGTTTGTATAACCTGAATCCTGAGAAGCTCAAGATAGAAAAGAAAATGATTGAACCCTTCATTTGGAGCTTTCATTCGGGATTGAAACTGGGGGTCGCAATTCAGGATTTGACTGAGCAGTTGGGTGATTATTTCGGAATCAAAAAAGGAGAGGGAGCTTTAATCACTGAGATAGAGAAGGAGAGTCCTGCAGAAAAAGCTGGACTAAAGGCCGGAGACATAATTGTCCAGGTGGATAATGAGAAAGTATCTGGTTCAGACGACGTTCGGCAGATAATCTCTGAGAAGGAGAAGGGAGATAAAATCAGCCTGAAGGTAATGAGGGATAAAAGACAAAAGGATTTTTCCGTGACTCTCGCCGAGACTGAAAAGGAGTATTCTTTCAAAATCCAGCCTGATATCGAAAAAACAAAGAACATCGAGCTTTTCCTGGACAAACTTCAAATCCCGGAAGCCCCTATGCTAAAAGGTTATTCCTCAGATGAAAGCAAGCTGAAGAGAGATCTTAACAAGCTGAAAAAAGAGATGGAGGAGCTTAAGAAAGAATTAGATGAGCTGAAAGAAGAACTGAAAAGATAA
- a CDS encoding GYD domain-containing protein: MPTYVLMTKLSPEVTKRMKQRSELGKEWMGMVKKKCPEVKFLCHYALLGPYDFLDIYEAPDEEVAAKVSMIGLSYGAIQAESWTAIPYKRFLELSKEI, from the coding sequence ATGCCTACCTATGTGTTGATGACCAAGCTTTCTCCGGAAGTAACCAAGAGGATGAAGCAAAGGTCTGAGCTGGGCAAGGAATGGATGGGTATGGTCAAGAAGAAATGCCCGGAGGTCAAATTCCTCTGCCATTATGCTTTATTAGGTCCTTATGATTTTCTGGATATCTATGAAGCCCCGGACGAGGAGGTCGCAGCCAAGGTTTCGATGATAGGCCTTTCCTATGGCGCCATTCAAGCCGAGAGCTGGACTGCAATCCCCTACAAGAGATTTCTGGAGTTAAGCAAGGAGATATAA